A single Sporosarcina sp. FSL W8-0480 DNA region contains:
- a CDS encoding CarD family transcriptional regulator, whose translation MYKVGDLVTYGSHGVCKIKDMSEETFGDETKSYYILHPIDQPTLTIYCPVNSDQSTLKDIISEEKANLILEYFTKPTDKWIAHPSARYQSFNSTLKTSDPFQIAVLANTLIRKDMELAIDGKKLGSRDIEILTSVRQILFEELALALSTTPAKVSNRIEELISNSSDGSTMPIAE comes from the coding sequence ATGTATAAAGTCGGTGATTTAGTCACGTACGGCTCACATGGCGTATGTAAAATAAAGGACATGTCTGAGGAAACATTCGGAGATGAAACGAAATCCTATTATATTTTGCATCCGATTGATCAGCCTACGTTAACGATTTATTGTCCCGTAAATAGCGACCAGTCCACGTTAAAAGATATTATCTCCGAAGAGAAAGCAAATCTCATCTTGGAGTACTTCACAAAACCAACTGACAAATGGATTGCCCACCCTTCGGCGCGTTACCAGTCCTTCAATTCCACTTTAAAAACATCTGACCCTTTTCAAATTGCCGTTTTAGCGAATACATTAATACGCAAAGACATGGAGTTGGCAATAGACGGAAAAAAATTAGGATCACGTGATATCGAAATTTTAACTTCTGTACGTCAAATATTGTTTGAAGAGTTAGCGTTGGCGTTATCAACGACACCGGCTAAAGTTTCGAACCGTATTGAAGAACTTATTTCCAATTCAAGTGATGGTTCGACTATGCCGATAGCAGAGTAG
- a CDS encoding N-acetylmuramoyl-L-alanine amidase, with the protein MVKIVLDAGHGNNTPGKRTPDGEREWGFNDQVVQACISKLATYENVQVLRVDDPTGETDVPVWERTAKANGWNADVYVAVHHNANRGKWGDWTGVETYVMDSPTVSPISEELARLVGPRIAKAMGLKDRGVKRANFHVLRETKMPAILTEGGFMDSVIDIKALRSKGKLKAQGEALAEVLAVYFKLKPKEADAKCVRHLL; encoded by the coding sequence ATGGTGAAAATTGTATTGGATGCAGGACATGGAAATAATACACCGGGGAAGCGGACGCCTGACGGGGAGAGGGAATGGGGCTTCAACGACCAGGTGGTGCAGGCATGTATCTCAAAACTTGCTACTTATGAAAATGTACAAGTTTTACGTGTCGATGACCCAACAGGAGAAACAGATGTACCGGTATGGGAACGTACGGCAAAGGCGAATGGATGGAATGCTGATGTGTATGTCGCTGTGCATCATAATGCAAATAGGGGTAAATGGGGGGATTGGACAGGCGTGGAAACGTATGTGATGGACTCGCCAACTGTCAGCCCTATATCTGAAGAACTTGCACGACTTGTCGGGCCGCGGATTGCTAAAGCGATGGGGCTTAAGGACCGTGGGGTGAAAAGGGCAAATTTTCATGTGCTGCGCGAAACGAAAATGCCTGCCATTCTGACAGAGGGCGGATTCATGGATTCTGTTATCGATATCAAAGCACTTCGTTCAAAAGGGAAACTGAAGGCACAAGGTGAAGCATTGGCCGAAGTTCTTGCAGTTTATTTCAAATTGAAGCCGAAAGAGGCAGACGCCAAATGCGTCCGCCACTTGCTATAA
- a CDS encoding malate:quinone oxidoreductase, with protein MSNKQNTTDVILIGAGIMSATLGTLLKELAPDWKIKVFEKLSDAGEESSNEWNNAGTGHAALCELNYTVEKPDGTLDISKAIKVNEQFQLSRQFWSYLVNKNLISNPEDFIMPLPHMSYVRGEENVKFLKKRHEALSNNPLFKGMEYSEDPETLKEWLPLMMKGRNIKEPIAATKIDSGTDVNFGALTRMLFDHLKGNNVEIHYQHNVTTIKRTSDGQWELKIKNLTNGAVEVHKAKFVFIGAGGGSLHLLQKTGIPESKHIGGFPVSGLFMVCKNPEVVEQHHAKVYGKASVGAPPMSVPHLDTRYIDNKKSLLFGPFAGFSPKFLKTGSNMDLITSVKPSNVFTMLAAGAKEMALTKYLIQQLMLSKEQRMEELRDFVPEAKSEDWDMVVAGQRVQVIKDTDAGKGTLQFGTEVVTGAGGSIAALLGASPGASTAVHVMLEILNRCFPQEMKQWEPKVKEMIPSYGVSLVENPELLQDIHTSTALALGLETEQPSEEESVEVVEQETTTEEDSVVVETGDTEQDETLGLDREVPNVDANLVVEEEPKKED; from the coding sequence ATGAGTAACAAACAAAATACTACAGACGTTATCTTAATTGGCGCCGGAATCATGAGTGCAACGTTGGGGACTTTATTGAAAGAACTAGCACCAGATTGGAAGATTAAAGTGTTTGAGAAACTCTCGGATGCAGGAGAGGAAAGCTCGAATGAATGGAATAACGCGGGGACGGGGCACGCTGCATTATGTGAGCTCAACTATACCGTTGAAAAGCCCGATGGAACCCTTGATATTAGTAAAGCGATAAAGGTCAATGAACAGTTTCAACTTTCAAGACAGTTTTGGTCTTATCTTGTAAATAAGAATTTGATAAGCAATCCAGAAGACTTCATCATGCCATTGCCACATATGAGTTATGTACGCGGCGAAGAGAATGTGAAATTCTTGAAAAAACGTCATGAGGCACTGTCCAATAATCCTTTATTCAAAGGGATGGAGTATTCTGAAGACCCTGAGACGCTTAAAGAGTGGCTTCCGTTAATGATGAAGGGCCGGAATATTAAAGAACCGATTGCGGCAACAAAAATCGATTCCGGAACAGACGTCAACTTCGGTGCTTTGACTCGCATGCTATTCGACCATCTGAAGGGCAACAATGTTGAAATTCATTACCAACATAATGTAACTACCATTAAACGTACGAGCGACGGTCAATGGGAATTAAAAATTAAGAATCTAACTAACGGTGCAGTGGAAGTCCATAAAGCGAAATTTGTCTTTATCGGAGCTGGTGGCGGAAGTTTGCATTTATTGCAAAAAACAGGCATTCCGGAAAGTAAACATATCGGAGGCTTCCCGGTTAGTGGATTGTTCATGGTCTGTAAAAACCCTGAAGTGGTTGAGCAGCATCATGCGAAAGTTTACGGGAAAGCATCAGTTGGTGCACCGCCTATGTCTGTTCCGCATTTGGATACAAGATATATTGACAATAAAAAATCATTGCTTTTCGGTCCGTTCGCAGGCTTCTCTCCGAAGTTCCTAAAAACGGGTTCGAATATGGATTTGATCACATCCGTTAAGCCATCTAACGTGTTCACGATGTTAGCTGCGGGAGCAAAAGAAATGGCGTTGACTAAATACCTTATTCAGCAACTAATGTTATCGAAAGAACAACGTATGGAAGAATTACGTGATTTTGTTCCTGAAGCGAAGAGCGAAGATTGGGATATGGTAGTCGCTGGTCAACGTGTACAAGTTATTAAAGATACAGATGCTGGCAAAGGGACACTTCAGTTTGGGACGGAAGTTGTAACCGGGGCCGGCGGTTCAATCGCTGCACTATTAGGTGCTTCACCTGGTGCATCAACTGCTGTTCACGTAATGCTTGAAATTTTGAATAGATGTTTCCCACAGGAAATGAAACAATGGGAACCGAAAGTTAAAGAAATGATCCCTTCTTACGGCGTTTCGCTTGTGGAAAATCCTGAATTACTTCAAGATATCCATACTTCGACTGCATTGGCACTTGGTCTTGAAACTGAACAGCCTTCAGAAGAAGAGTCTGTAGAAGTCGTTGAACAAGAGACGACAACAGAAGAGGATTCGGTTGTTGTTGAAACGGGAGACACGGAGCAGGATGAAACGTTGGGATTAGACCGTGAAGTTCCGAACGTGGATGCCAACTTGGTTGTGGAAGAAGAACCGAAGAAAGAAGATTAA
- a CDS encoding GNAT family N-acetyltransferase, producing the protein MNLFNTIKKDQEYWLVDQVKDESVLDQEYIEAFSSLLEEWREKQIGYLSLLMDARYEEWLLNQGFRKVSTIVEYTRELNGDFTAESGISVEALADGGMADSDFAELYEQCRSGSANKNNLFTIEQVMESLENELGAEWRESCFVFRKSGVPIGLSIPIIEQGTVDEGRLFYFGVMPEWRGKGYGAALHRISLHLLKGIGATTYVGSTDEANHHMIGIFKRNGCVLRDRKGIYRIDR; encoded by the coding sequence GTGAATTTATTTAATACAATCAAGAAGGATCAAGAGTATTGGCTTGTTGACCAAGTGAAAGATGAAAGTGTACTCGATCAGGAATATATAGAAGCTTTTAGTAGTCTGTTAGAGGAATGGCGGGAAAAACAAATCGGGTATTTGTCGCTTTTAATGGATGCAAGGTATGAGGAGTGGCTGTTGAATCAGGGGTTCCGCAAGGTTTCAACGATTGTGGAATATACACGGGAATTGAATGGGGATTTTACTGCTGAATCCGGTATTTCTGTTGAAGCATTGGCTGACGGGGGAATGGCCGACTCGGACTTTGCGGAGCTGTATGAACAATGTCGTAGTGGATCTGCGAATAAAAATAATTTGTTTACAATCGAACAGGTGATGGAGTCACTTGAGAATGAACTTGGTGCGGAATGGAGAGAATCCTGTTTCGTTTTCCGGAAATCCGGCGTGCCAATCGGTTTAAGCATCCCGATTATCGAGCAAGGAACTGTCGATGAGGGGCGTCTGTTTTATTTCGGAGTTATGCCGGAATGGAGAGGAAAGGGATATGGGGCCGCCCTTCATCGGATTTCACTTCATTTGCTCAAGGGAATTGGTGCAACGACTTATGTAGGCAGTACGGATGAAGCGAATCACCATATGATTGGTATTTTTAAAAGGAATGGCTGTGTGCTGAGGGATCGGAAGGGGATATATCGGATTGATCGATGA
- a CDS encoding ATP-binding cassette domain-containing protein, which translates to MIRLHNVSKNFGQFKAVKSISLSVHNGEIHGIIGASGAGKSTLLRLMNLLEVPDAGNVDINGKTLTSLSSKDLRQARKSIGMIFQHFNLVANKTVYDNVEMPLKLSKFPRRKRKERVMECLKFVGLGRFKDKYPAQLSGGQKQRVAIARALANNPQVLLCDEPTSSLDPNTTAEVLGVLENVNKSLGVTIVIVSHEMDVIKSICNRVTVMADGEIYDTVSIEPKGIRVIDSNPQNFLEQLTKDGEIGHA; encoded by the coding sequence ATGATTAGATTACATAATGTCAGCAAGAATTTTGGGCAGTTTAAAGCCGTTAAATCCATTTCTTTGTCGGTCCATAATGGTGAAATCCATGGCATCATCGGAGCAAGTGGAGCCGGTAAGTCGACTTTGCTACGGCTCATGAATTTACTGGAAGTACCGGATGCCGGCAACGTGGATATAAACGGTAAAACATTAACAAGTCTAAGTAGTAAGGATCTTCGGCAAGCACGAAAGTCGATTGGGATGATTTTCCAACATTTTAATCTGGTCGCGAATAAGACAGTGTATGATAATGTTGAGATGCCGTTGAAGTTATCGAAATTTCCAAGACGCAAGCGTAAGGAACGCGTAATGGAGTGCTTGAAGTTTGTTGGACTTGGACGTTTCAAGGACAAGTATCCTGCACAACTGAGTGGAGGACAAAAGCAACGGGTGGCAATCGCACGGGCACTTGCGAATAATCCGCAGGTTTTATTATGTGACGAACCAACATCATCACTTGATCCAAATACGACTGCTGAAGTTCTTGGTGTTTTGGAAAATGTAAATAAAAGTCTCGGTGTCACAATTGTCATTGTCAGCCATGAGATGGACGTGATCAAAAGCATTTGCAATCGCGTAACCGTCATGGCAGATGGTGAAATTTACGACACTGTTTCGATAGAGCCAAAAGGAATCCGTGTCATTGACAGCAATCCCCAGAATTTTTTGGAGCAATTGACGAAGGATGGTGAAATTGGCCATGCCTGA
- a CDS encoding DMT family transporter has product MKAKFQFTLSMIIFGTIGVFVKYIDLSSSEIALLRGLIGCLFLMTVIIIMKKKIPWALVKVNAVLLFVSSIALGANWIFFFEAIKHTTLSNAVLSYYFAPVFVTILSPIVLKEKLSAEKIICIGIAMLGMLFIVGNGKISTSGAGDLIGIGYGLVAAALYASLMLTNKFIKNMDGRDTTLIQLGIASTFLMPYVFLTEGFGLFDISSSSIPLILIIGIVHTGFAYLLFFSSIQKLKGQSIAALSYADPLTSLVISVLILFEPMTAIQFVGGVLLLGSTFVSENQSIKFARRKINYMQE; this is encoded by the coding sequence ATGAAAGCCAAATTCCAATTCACCCTTTCAATGATCATCTTTGGTACGATTGGTGTATTTGTAAAGTATATCGACTTATCCTCAAGTGAAATAGCTTTATTGCGCGGTTTAATCGGTTGCTTATTTTTAATGACTGTCATTATTATCATGAAGAAAAAGATTCCATGGGCATTAGTGAAAGTAAATGCTGTACTTTTATTCGTCTCAAGTATTGCATTGGGTGCAAACTGGATTTTCTTTTTTGAAGCGATCAAGCATACGACTCTGTCTAATGCTGTGCTCAGCTATTATTTCGCGCCAGTATTCGTCACAATTCTATCGCCGATCGTTCTGAAGGAAAAACTATCTGCAGAGAAAATCATCTGCATCGGGATTGCCATGCTTGGTATGTTATTCATCGTCGGTAACGGAAAAATCAGCACATCCGGAGCAGGGGACTTGATTGGGATTGGCTACGGATTAGTCGCTGCTGCTTTATATGCGTCCTTAATGCTTACTAATAAATTCATTAAAAATATGGACGGGCGAGACACCACGCTAATACAACTTGGAATTGCATCGACATTTCTTATGCCTTATGTATTTCTAACCGAGGGTTTTGGACTATTTGACATTTCCAGTTCTTCAATCCCGTTAATCCTAATCATTGGTATTGTACATACTGGATTTGCTTACTTGCTGTTCTTCTCCTCCATACAGAAGTTGAAAGGCCAAAGTATTGCCGCCTTAAGTTATGCGGACCCACTTACATCATTGGTGATTTCGGTCCTTATATTGTTTGAACCGATGACTGCTATTCAATTCGTCGGAGGCGTATTGCTGTTAGGGTCTACATTTGTCAGCGAGAATCAGTCAATTAAATTTGCAAGACGTAAAATTAATTATATGCAAGAATAA
- a CDS encoding MarR family winged helix-turn-helix transcriptional regulator, with protein sequence MSIDPTKNVLDLMREHYTALRSLAEQLWGDEKDIPITISEWNILSSIQDGNETITMICSQCDISRQAAHKFIKGLEGKGLVSTTLSTERKGKKVINLTEFGRECHADTVILKNRIDQQISERLGKDNFKRLIDLLDKEWI encoded by the coding sequence ATGAGTATTGACCCAACTAAGAATGTCTTAGATTTAATGAGAGAGCATTATACAGCATTACGATCACTAGCGGAACAACTCTGGGGGGATGAAAAAGATATACCTATCACAATTTCTGAATGGAATATATTATCTTCCATACAGGATGGAAACGAAACAATTACAATGATTTGTTCGCAATGTGATATATCAAGACAAGCTGCCCACAAGTTTATTAAAGGGTTGGAAGGTAAAGGGCTTGTATCTACAACATTAAGTACTGAACGAAAAGGAAAGAAGGTTATTAACTTGACCGAGTTTGGTAGAGAATGCCATGCGGATACAGTTATTTTGAAAAATAGGATTGATCAACAAATATCCGAAAGGTTGGGAAAGGATAATTTCAAACGATTGATAGATCTGTTGGACAAAGAATGGATATGA
- a CDS encoding GNAT family N-acetyltransferase, translated as MLHLQAITKDNWYKAISLRVREDQVNFVASNVVSLAQLNFLENFMAKGIYNDDEMVGFALYGIDDDDHEYWIYRMMIDQNHQGKGYGKKAIQLIIDDIKEIKEDRHQTISLSYEPENEHAKRIYENMGFHEVDGFVIDGEQVSRYTF; from the coding sequence ATGTTGCATCTACAAGCGATAACTAAAGATAATTGGTATAAGGCAATTTCACTTCGCGTACGGGAGGACCAAGTGAATTTCGTGGCATCTAACGTCGTTTCGTTGGCTCAATTGAATTTCCTTGAAAACTTCATGGCGAAGGGGATTTATAATGATGATGAAATGGTCGGCTTTGCGCTATATGGAATAGACGATGACGATCATGAATACTGGATTTACCGCATGATGATCGACCAAAACCACCAAGGTAAAGGATACGGAAAAAAAGCGATTCAACTTATTATTGATGATATTAAAGAAATTAAAGAAGACCGTCATCAAACAATTTCATTGTCGTATGAACCAGAGAATGAACATGCAAAACGGATCTATGAAAATATGGGATTCCATGAAGTGGATGGCTTCGTAATTGACGGAGAACAAGTATCCCGGTATACGTTTTAA
- a CDS encoding DUF378 domain-containing protein: MKEEFMMGAVRRIALALVIIGALNWGLIAFFQFDLVASLFGGQDAFLSRVVYALVALGGLICLGLLFKPDEEREVTHRRERFTNPNLNTEFGEEPDFTEEKRNK, from the coding sequence ATGAAGGAGGAATTCATGATGGGAGCAGTTCGGCGCATTGCTTTGGCGTTAGTCATTATAGGTGCATTGAATTGGGGATTGATCGCATTTTTTCAATTTGACTTGGTGGCTTCTTTATTCGGTGGACAGGATGCATTTCTTTCAAGAGTAGTCTATGCGCTTGTAGCACTTGGAGGGTTGATTTGTTTAGGGCTTTTATTCAAACCGGATGAGGAGAGGGAAGTGACTCACAGACGTGAGCGATTCACAAACCCGAACCTTAATACCGAGTTCGGTGAAGAACCAGACTTCACGGAAGAAAAACGGAATAAATAA
- a CDS encoding DUF1648 domain-containing protein encodes MDKYSYNKPKLEIPKTTVQWAFDIFTIIVFVAGMIYLISIWNQLPDQVPAHYNAAGEVDRWGSKWELVILPIIAVLMAIFLTFLEKHPEWHNYMNLNENNIEFQYRNSVIFLNVMKNECVLLFVYISFNIAQVALGKAESIGNLFLPVFLVIMFGTMAFFIIRSIKHK; translated from the coding sequence ATGGATAAATACAGTTACAATAAACCGAAATTGGAGATTCCCAAGACTACAGTGCAATGGGCATTCGATATTTTCACGATCATCGTATTTGTTGCAGGCATGATTTATTTAATTTCCATTTGGAACCAACTGCCAGACCAAGTTCCAGCACATTATAACGCTGCCGGCGAGGTAGATCGTTGGGGTTCCAAATGGGAGCTCGTCATTCTACCCATTATCGCTGTTCTAATGGCAATCTTCCTGACGTTTTTGGAGAAGCATCCGGAATGGCATAATTATATGAATTTAAATGAAAACAATATTGAATTCCAATACAGAAATTCAGTAATATTTCTAAATGTCATGAAAAATGAATGTGTTCTACTGTTTGTTTATATTAGTTTTAATATTGCTCAAGTAGCATTGGGGAAGGCCGAATCCATTGGAAATCTATTCTTGCCTGTATTCCTCGTCATCATGTTCGGTACGATGGCTTTCTTTATTATCCGATCGATAAAACATAAATAA
- a CDS encoding YjjG family noncanonical pyrimidine nucleotidase: protein MKYDVFLFDLDDTLMDFGETEKNAFTNVFATHGFPNALADFRDTYRTVSTVLWGDLEQGKMSLSELKTERFRRLFLEHGLEMDAETFGQMYLDYLGKEVHLIDGVTTMLHSLEDARLAVLTNGFKDVQLARIAASGLTETFEAIFTSEEIGFQKPQPEIFEHVFKQLAIKDKSRVLMVGDSLSSDIRGGNNFGIDTCWYNPKRKENNGLTKPTFEIHDWEEFQMIIRQTTASS from the coding sequence ATGAAATATGATGTGTTTTTATTCGATTTAGATGATACGTTAATGGATTTCGGAGAGACGGAAAAAAATGCGTTTACGAATGTGTTCGCAACACACGGTTTTCCGAATGCATTGGCGGATTTTAGGGATACGTATCGGACAGTTAGCACTGTACTTTGGGGAGATTTGGAGCAAGGCAAAATGTCGTTGTCCGAATTAAAGACGGAGCGTTTCAGACGCTTATTCCTTGAACACGGCCTTGAAATGGATGCAGAAACGTTCGGCCAAATGTACCTCGATTATTTAGGGAAAGAAGTCCATTTAATCGATGGAGTGACAACTATGCTTCATTCCCTTGAAGATGCGAGGCTCGCAGTTTTGACAAACGGCTTCAAGGATGTTCAGTTGGCACGCATTGCCGCATCTGGTCTAACCGAGACGTTCGAAGCAATCTTCACATCCGAAGAAATTGGTTTCCAAAAACCACAACCTGAAATTTTCGAACATGTATTCAAGCAATTGGCTATTAAAGACAAATCACGCGTCTTAATGGTAGGAGACTCGCTATCCTCGGACATCCGCGGCGGCAATAATTTCGGTATCGATACATGTTGGTATAATCCGAAACGAAAAGAGAATAATGGCCTAACAAAGCCTACATTTGAAATTCATGATTGGGAAGAGTTTCAGATGATAATAAGACAGACAACCGCGTCCAGTTGA
- a CDS encoding methionine ABC transporter permease: MPEVLIQYEAEIWQSIGETFIMVGVSIVAAVLVGLPVGTLLYLCRKGQLYENRFIFSILNLLVNVIRSFPFLLLVVFLLPFTRMVIGTAIGTAAATVPLSIIAIAHYSRLVEQSLLDVPKGVMEAAVSMGASAREIIFKFLYVEARSGLVLGLTTSIISFISYSTIMGVVGGGGIGDFAIRYGYQQFKDDLMMYMIIIMVILVQFIQFTGTTVSRMIDKR, encoded by the coding sequence ATGCCTGAGGTTTTAATTCAATATGAAGCTGAAATATGGCAGTCCATTGGGGAAACCTTTATCATGGTAGGGGTTTCAATCGTAGCTGCGGTTCTTGTTGGCCTACCTGTAGGTACGTTACTTTATCTATGTAGGAAGGGACAACTTTATGAGAATCGGTTCATCTTTTCAATTTTGAATTTATTGGTGAACGTTATCCGCTCATTTCCGTTTTTATTGTTGGTTGTTTTTTTACTTCCATTTACGAGAATGGTCATCGGGACAGCGATTGGTACAGCCGCTGCAACTGTTCCGTTATCCATAATTGCGATAGCGCATTATTCACGTTTAGTAGAACAATCACTACTGGATGTACCGAAAGGCGTTATGGAGGCGGCTGTTTCGATGGGTGCGTCTGCTAGGGAAATCATTTTTAAATTCCTGTACGTCGAGGCAAGGTCTGGTCTTGTTCTTGGATTGACAACGTCGATTATCAGTTTCATCTCCTATTCAACAATCATGGGCGTTGTAGGTGGCGGAGGTATAGGGGACTTTGCCATTAGGTATGGTTACCAGCAATTCAAAGACGATTTAATGATGTACATGATAATCATTATGGTCATACTGGTACAGTTCATCCAATTCACGGGGACAACTGTATCACGAATGATAGATAAAAGATAA
- a CDS encoding MetQ/NlpA family ABC transporter substrate-binding protein produces the protein MKKLLMLTAMLLVLLAACGGKDKGAEKPANVQKEDEVVKLKVASLIPPMTEILELVKPKLAEEGIELEMVVLGDNVQPNTALAAKEVDANFFQHVPYMEQFNANNNANLVPITPIYFANYGVYSKNYKSMDEMPEGAVIAMANDVSNIDRSLALLAQHGVIELGEKKDTYYTKADIVNNPKNYKFEEVDLLMLARMYDDADAVVMTPAYAAPLGLTPKSDALLTEGIENDFAITLIAREDNKDWEPIQKLAKAMTSPEVKKFLEENYDETAIPAFE, from the coding sequence ATGAAGAAACTACTGATGTTAACAGCAATGCTGCTTGTCCTATTAGCGGCTTGTGGCGGCAAGGATAAAGGTGCAGAAAAACCTGCGAACGTGCAAAAAGAAGATGAGGTTGTGAAGTTGAAAGTCGCTTCACTAATTCCGCCGATGACGGAAATTCTTGAACTTGTCAAACCGAAGCTTGCCGAAGAAGGAATCGAATTGGAAATGGTTGTATTAGGCGATAATGTCCAGCCGAACACTGCACTTGCTGCAAAAGAAGTAGATGCAAACTTCTTCCAACACGTACCATATATGGAGCAATTCAATGCAAATAATAATGCAAATTTAGTTCCAATCACTCCAATTTACTTCGCTAACTATGGAGTATACTCAAAAAACTATAAGTCAATGGATGAAATGCCTGAAGGTGCTGTAATTGCAATGGCAAATGATGTGTCCAACATCGACCGCTCATTGGCATTGTTGGCACAACACGGAGTCATTGAGTTAGGCGAAAAGAAAGACACATACTACACAAAAGCAGATATCGTCAACAATCCGAAAAACTATAAGTTTGAAGAAGTCGATTTGCTGATGCTTGCCCGTATGTACGATGATGCGGACGCAGTCGTTATGACACCTGCTTACGCAGCACCACTTGGACTTACACCGAAAAGCGATGCACTTCTTACTGAAGGAATTGAAAACGACTTTGCGATCACATTAATCGCTCGCGAGGACAATAAAGACTGGGAGCCAATTCAAAAGTTGGCTAAAGCAATGACAAGCCCAGAAGTCAAAAAGTTCTTGGAAGAGAACTACGACGAAACAGCAATTCCAGCATTTGAATAA
- a CDS encoding cytosine permease encodes MSTEHTNLQQDTEEEVVRDYSLDRVPREERKANWLSITNITFGIATAIFYFQMGSVMALQFGAPNALISAGYAIIVAGLLSTVIVYLSAKSGMNVNLLSRGGGFGYIGASLTSLIYASNFILYCAFEGLILISAVHHFLPSFPKWVLILVFGLIVIPLNWFGIKQLDKLQKWSLPIFILFLIAAIVISFIKPAIYTGPVFSYMPEGVQLGGTALLFCIGMHNGIMGLTALLASDYARFLRPKDIKVGSLAIGFIPQIFCYGVMGGLGIWFGVRYLESDPGVYIVLLLGIGGALFTMLTQLRINVTNIYSSSLSLSNFFENIFRFTPGRRFWVVVSALTAIALMLGSIVDHLATVMTFQGVFLFSWASILVTDALIVKKWLKIGPNYYVATQDYLYKWNPVGVVSLLVSSVVGTIAALGYMGVFLQSTAAFFAAVLAAVLTVIIAVLTQGAYYLQHEPSHIVEEDRLK; translated from the coding sequence ATGTCAACAGAACATACTAATTTGCAACAAGACACAGAAGAAGAGGTCGTTCGAGATTATTCATTAGATCGTGTACCTCGCGAGGAACGAAAGGCTAACTGGCTCAGCATTACAAACATTACGTTTGGAATTGCAACAGCTATTTTCTACTTCCAAATGGGAAGTGTGATGGCTCTCCAATTCGGGGCCCCCAATGCTCTCATTTCCGCAGGCTATGCAATCATCGTAGCAGGCTTGCTTAGTACAGTCATCGTTTATTTATCGGCCAAGTCGGGAATGAACGTGAACTTATTATCTCGGGGAGGCGGCTTTGGCTATATCGGAGCATCTTTGACTTCACTTATATACGCATCGAATTTCATCTTGTATTGTGCCTTTGAGGGCCTGATTCTTATCTCGGCCGTACATCATTTTCTTCCCTCCTTTCCGAAATGGGTTTTAATCCTCGTATTTGGACTCATTGTAATACCTCTCAATTGGTTTGGAATTAAACAATTGGACAAGCTGCAAAAATGGTCATTACCGATTTTCATTCTCTTTTTGATCGCTGCAATTGTTATATCATTCATCAAACCTGCTATTTATACGGGACCCGTTTTCTCTTATATGCCCGAAGGAGTCCAGCTTGGCGGTACTGCGCTGCTGTTCTGTATCGGTATGCATAATGGGATTATGGGCTTAACTGCTCTTCTTGCTTCAGATTATGCCCGTTTTTTACGCCCTAAAGATATCAAAGTTGGTTCTTTAGCAATCGGGTTCATTCCTCAAATTTTTTGTTATGGCGTTATGGGAGGATTAGGTATCTGGTTCGGTGTCCGTTATTTGGAGTCGGATCCAGGTGTTTATATTGTACTGCTGCTTGGAATCGGTGGTGCGTTATTTACAATGTTGACGCAATTGCGTATTAATGTCACGAATATTTATAGTAGTTCACTCTCCTTATCAAACTTCTTTGAAAATATCTTCCGTTTCACCCCCGGCCGACGATTTTGGGTTGTCGTCTCCGCATTGACCGCGATTGCTTTGATGTTAGGTAGCATTGTAGATCATCTTGCTACGGTTATGACGTTCCAGGGTGTATTCCTGTTCTCATGGGCGTCTATCTTGGTGACCGACGCACTGATCGTGAAAAAGTGGTTGAAAATCGGACCGAATTATTATGTTGCGACACAAGATTATTTGTATAAGTGGAATCCTGTCGGCGTTGTTTCACTTCTTGTTTCAAGTGTGGTAGGTACAATTGCTGCACTTGGCTATATGGGGGTCTTCCTCCAATCAACAGCTGCGTTTTTTGCTGCTGTGTTAGCTGCTGTATTAACAGTCATCATAGCGGTTTTGACGCAAGGCGCATATTATTTACAACACGAACCTTCTCATATAGTAGAAGAGGATAGATTGAAATGA